One window of the Sebastes umbrosus isolate fSebUmb1 chromosome 1, fSebUmb1.pri, whole genome shotgun sequence genome contains the following:
- the LOC119494324 gene encoding prostacyclin synthase-like yields the protein MIWTVFLLVQAVLLYVILTHRSRSKNDPPLDKGVIPWLGHALEFGKDASKFLNRMKLKHGDIFTVRAAGRYVTVLLDPHSYDKVINDSDSLDFTRYAQVLMERIFNLRLPHHQPAKAKAMMKQHFQGMNLATMNSTMSRHLQASLKAEMPQNQKDWKEEGLFNLSYSLLFQVGYLTLFGGEQNNNSTDPSRVYEEYKKFDGFLTKMARGTLKPEEKRTAQSVRQRLWELLAPAGLTEDSGSSPWLHAYRQLLQEEGADEETQKKALLMQLWATQGNVGPAAFWLLGYLLTNPEALTAVRREFSGISPMETSETSLVDGPVNTPVFDSVLEETLRLTAASFITREVVHQKTLLMADGQEYLLRKGDRVCLFPFNSPQMDPEIHHEPQKYKYNRFLNEDGSAKKDFYKGGRRLKYYTMPWGAGTNGCVGKQFAINTIRQFVYTLLTNYELELCDPDAPMPEVNASRYGFGMLQPEGDLLVRYKPRNTH from the exons ATGATCTGGACCGTTTTCCTGCTGGTGCAAGCTGTGCTGCTTTATGTTATCCTCACACACAGGTCGAG ATCGAAGAACGATCCTCCTCTGGACAAAGGGGTGATCCCATGGTTAGGTCATGCACTGGAGTTTGGAAAAGATGCCTCCAAGTTCTTGAATCGAATGAAGCTGAAACACGGCGACATCTTCACA GTGCGTGCTGCTGGACGCTATGTGACGGTGCTGCTGGATCCGCACTCGTACGACAAGGTCATCAACGACTCGGACTCCCTGGACTTCACTCGCTATGCTCAGGTGCTCATGGAGCGGATCTTCAACCTGCGGCTCCCGCATCACCAGCCGGCCAAAGCAAAAGCCATGATGAAACA GCACTTCCAGGGAATGAATTTGGCCACCATGAACAGCACCATGAGCAGACACCTGCAGGCCTCGCTGAAAGCCGAAATGCCTCAGAACCAGAAAGACTGGAAAGAGGAGGGACTGTTCAACCTCTCTTACAGCTTACTCTTCCA GGTGGGGTACCTGACGCTGTTCGGAGgagaacaaaacaacaacagcacagaTCCCTCAAGAGTCTACGAGGAGTACAAGAAGTTTGATGGCTTCTTAACCAAAATGGCGAGAGGCACGCTAAAGCCAG aggagaagaggacAGCCCAGAGTGTTCGCCAGAGACTGTGGGAGCTACTGGCTCCGGCAGGTCTGACTGAGGACTCGGGGTCGAGCCCCTGGCTTCACGCCTACAGGCAGCTCCTGCAGGAGGAAGGGGCCGACGAGGAGACGCAGAAGAAAGCTCTACTGATGCAGCTCTGGGCCACACAG GGTAATGTTGGTCCTGCTGCATTTTGGCTGTTGGGCTACTTATTGACAAATCCTGAAGCTCTGACTGCGGTGAGGAGGGAGTTCAGCGGGATCTCACCGATGGAAACCTCAGAGACCTCATTAGTGGACGGACCTGTGAACACCCCTGTGTTTG ATAGCGTCTTGGAAGAGACACTTCGACTCACTGCTGCCTCCTTCATCACCAGAGAGGTAGTGCATCAAAAGACCCTCCTCATGGCTGATGGCCAAGAGTACCTGCTAAGGAAAGGAGACCGAGTGTGTTTGTTCCCCTTCAACAGCCCTCAGATGGACCCTGAGATTCACCATGAGCCACAG aaatacaagtacaatcgcTTCCTGAATGAAGATGGATCAGCGAAGAAAGATTTTTATAAAGGAGGGAGGCGGCTGAAGTATTACACCATGCCGTGGGGCGCCGGGACCAACGGTTGTGTGGGAAAGCAGTTCGCCATCAATACCATCAGACA GTTTGTTTACACGCTGTTGACTAACTATGAATTGGAGCTGTGTGATCCAGACGCTCCGATGCCGGAGGTGAACGCCAGTCGTTATGGATTTGGGATGCTACAACCAGAGGGGGACCTGCTTGTCCGATACAAACCTAGGAATACACACtag
- the thumpd3 gene encoding THUMP domain-containing protein 3 isoform X2, with product MSSQEDAAAAAAEPGPDTVAPAESDVITITIGATVPTGFEHTAAEEVKEKIGADARISKDRGRIYFPITTDKLFQVHLLRSVDNLFVVVEEYDHYQFKESKEETLTEMMQLASTLPWTNALEVWKLNGTLKKKKGYRKGGNSTKVKPKSEATDATVADTKQLPEATSAAESQTEPESTADTETSPQDSEEPESTADTETSAQDSEEAAPEDATPEAKVIKFRVTCNRAGDKHSFSSNEAARDFGGAVQEFFQWKADMTKFDIEVLLNIHREEVVVGIALTEESLHRRNISHFGPTTLRSTLCYGMLRLCKPQASDIILDPMCGTGAIPLEGAIEFNNAFYVAGDNNDMAVNRTVNNIRHFQKRKAAKGSASGLPIDTVRWDLCNLPIRTGSVDIIITDMPFGKRMGSRKKNWDLYPSCLREMARVCTPGSGKAVLLTQDKKCFSKAVSRMGGLWRKLHTVWVNVGGLHAGVYLLKRTGAVFGQTPEDVYESRGTVNAQGDEKADKELS from the exons ATGTCCTCCCAggaagatgctgctgctgctgctgcagagccaGGCCCTGACACAGTGGCACCAGCTGAGAGTGATGTCATCACTATCACCATTGGAGCAACTGTGCCCACAGGGTTTGAGCACACTGCTGCAGAGGAGGTCAAGGAGAAAATTGGGGCTGATGCACGAATCAGCAAAGATCGTGGTCGTATATACTTTCCAATAACCACCGACAAGCTTTTCCAG GTCCATCTCCTGAGGTCTGTGGACAACCTGTTTGTTGTGGTTGAGGAATATGATCATTACCAATTCAAAGAATCAAAG GAGGAGACATTGACGGAGATGATGCAGCTCGCCTCCACACTCCCCTGGACTAACGCTTTAGAGGTTTGGAAACTAAACGGCACcctaaaaaagaagaaaggctACCGGAAAGGAGGAAATAGCACCAAAGTAAAACCTAAAAGCGAGGCCACTGACGCAACTGTGGCTGACACCAAGCAGCTACCTGAGGCGACGTCCGCTGCTGAAAGccagacg GAGCCGGAGAGCACTGCCGACACGGAGACCAGCCCGCAGGACTCAGAGGAGCCGGAGAGCACTGCCGACACGGAAACCAGCGCGCAGGActcagaggaggcagccccagAGGACGCAACACCCGAGGCCAAAGTCATCAAGTTCCGTGTGACGTGCAACAGGGCTGGTGACAAACACAGCTTCTCCTCTAATGAGGCAGCCAGAGACTTTGGCGGGGCCGTGCAAGAATTCTTCCAGTGGAAAGCAGACATGACAAAGTTTGACATAGAG GTGTTACTAAACATACACAGAGAAGAGGTGGTGGTCGGCATCGCGCTCACAGAAGAGAGTCTTCACAGGAGAAACATCAGTCACTTTGGACCCACTACGCTGCGGTCGACCTTGTGCTACGGCATGCTCAG GCTGTGTAAACCTCAGGCATCAGATATAATACTTGATCCAATGTGTGGGACTGGAGCGATACCGTTGGAG GGGGCCATTGAATTTAACAATGCATTCTACGTTGCCGGCGACAACAATGACATGGCAGTGAACCGCACGGTCAATAACATACGTCACTTCCAGAAACGGAAGGCAGCCAAGGGCAG TGCATCTGGATTGCCCATTGACACAGTGCGTTGGGATCTGTGCAATTTACCCATAAGGACCGGCTCTGttgacatcatcatcactgacatGCCCTTTGGGAAGAG AATGGGCTCTAGGAAGAAGAACTGGGACCTGTACCCGTCCTGTCTGAGAGAAATGGCCCGTGTGTGCACACCAGGCTCAGGAAAGGCCGTCTTGTTGACACAGGACAAGAAATGCTTCTCCAAG GCGGTCTCGAGGATGGGAGGACTGTGGAGGAAGCTGCACACTGTTTGGGTCAACGTCGGGGGTTTACATGCTGGAGTCTACCTCCTCAAGCGGACCGGGGCCGTGTTTGGCCAAACTCCGGAGGATGTCTATGAATCACGAGGAACGGTTAATGCACAGGGAGACGAGAAGGCTGACAAGGAGCTCTCTTAA
- the thumpd3 gene encoding THUMP domain-containing protein 3 isoform X1, whose amino-acid sequence MSSQEDAAAAAAEPGPDTVAPAESDVITITIGATVPTGFEHTAAEEVKEKIGADARISKDRGRIYFPITTDKLFQVHLLRSVDNLFVVVEEYDHYQFKESKEETLTEMMQLASTLPWTNALEVWKLNGTLKKKKGYRKGGNSTKVKPKSEATDATVADTKQLPEATSAAESQTETESTADTETSTQDSEEPESTADTETSPQDSEEPESTADTETSAQDSEEAAPEDATPEAKVIKFRVTCNRAGDKHSFSSNEAARDFGGAVQEFFQWKADMTKFDIEVLLNIHREEVVVGIALTEESLHRRNISHFGPTTLRSTLCYGMLRLCKPQASDIILDPMCGTGAIPLEGAIEFNNAFYVAGDNNDMAVNRTVNNIRHFQKRKAAKGSASGLPIDTVRWDLCNLPIRTGSVDIIITDMPFGKRMGSRKKNWDLYPSCLREMARVCTPGSGKAVLLTQDKKCFSKAVSRMGGLWRKLHTVWVNVGGLHAGVYLLKRTGAVFGQTPEDVYESRGTVNAQGDEKADKELS is encoded by the exons ATGTCCTCCCAggaagatgctgctgctgctgctgcagagccaGGCCCTGACACAGTGGCACCAGCTGAGAGTGATGTCATCACTATCACCATTGGAGCAACTGTGCCCACAGGGTTTGAGCACACTGCTGCAGAGGAGGTCAAGGAGAAAATTGGGGCTGATGCACGAATCAGCAAAGATCGTGGTCGTATATACTTTCCAATAACCACCGACAAGCTTTTCCAG GTCCATCTCCTGAGGTCTGTGGACAACCTGTTTGTTGTGGTTGAGGAATATGATCATTACCAATTCAAAGAATCAAAG GAGGAGACATTGACGGAGATGATGCAGCTCGCCTCCACACTCCCCTGGACTAACGCTTTAGAGGTTTGGAAACTAAACGGCACcctaaaaaagaagaaaggctACCGGAAAGGAGGAAATAGCACCAAAGTAAAACCTAAAAGCGAGGCCACTGACGCAACTGTGGCTGACACCAAGCAGCTACCTGAGGCGACGTCCGCTGCTGAAAGccagacggagacggagagcaCTGCCGACACGGAGACCAGCACGCAGGACTCAGAGGAGCCGGAGAGCACTGCCGACACGGAGACCAGCCCGCAGGACTCAGAGGAGCCGGAGAGCACTGCCGACACGGAAACCAGCGCGCAGGActcagaggaggcagccccagAGGACGCAACACCCGAGGCCAAAGTCATCAAGTTCCGTGTGACGTGCAACAGGGCTGGTGACAAACACAGCTTCTCCTCTAATGAGGCAGCCAGAGACTTTGGCGGGGCCGTGCAAGAATTCTTCCAGTGGAAAGCAGACATGACAAAGTTTGACATAGAG GTGTTACTAAACATACACAGAGAAGAGGTGGTGGTCGGCATCGCGCTCACAGAAGAGAGTCTTCACAGGAGAAACATCAGTCACTTTGGACCCACTACGCTGCGGTCGACCTTGTGCTACGGCATGCTCAG GCTGTGTAAACCTCAGGCATCAGATATAATACTTGATCCAATGTGTGGGACTGGAGCGATACCGTTGGAG GGGGCCATTGAATTTAACAATGCATTCTACGTTGCCGGCGACAACAATGACATGGCAGTGAACCGCACGGTCAATAACATACGTCACTTCCAGAAACGGAAGGCAGCCAAGGGCAG TGCATCTGGATTGCCCATTGACACAGTGCGTTGGGATCTGTGCAATTTACCCATAAGGACCGGCTCTGttgacatcatcatcactgacatGCCCTTTGGGAAGAG AATGGGCTCTAGGAAGAAGAACTGGGACCTGTACCCGTCCTGTCTGAGAGAAATGGCCCGTGTGTGCACACCAGGCTCAGGAAAGGCCGTCTTGTTGACACAGGACAAGAAATGCTTCTCCAAG GCGGTCTCGAGGATGGGAGGACTGTGGAGGAAGCTGCACACTGTTTGGGTCAACGTCGGGGGTTTACATGCTGGAGTCTACCTCCTCAAGCGGACCGGGGCCGTGTTTGGCCAAACTCCGGAGGATGTCTATGAATCACGAGGAACGGTTAATGCACAGGGAGACGAGAAGGCTGACAAGGAGCTCTCTTAA